A genomic segment from Paenarthrobacter sp. A20 encodes:
- a CDS encoding bifunctional 3-(3-hydroxy-phenyl)propionate/3-hydroxycinnamic acid hydroxylase produces the protein MSHLTGNEAPTVATTSTADEDFDVIVVGYGPVGRLLALKLGRRGHRVAVVERQEQVYPLPRAVHFDDEIGRIFQSVGAGPDKMSEVVEPYDDFYEWRNATHETILRLDWRNAGPSGWNVSNFFYQPGMENFLNSKVMELDTVSLLRGWEAITHTETADRVNLQLRNTSSDERKVFSARYIIGADGANSKVRDWIGTAMTDLGYFHDWLVVDLLPTNPLQIDPPASQFCDPARPTTVVPGGPGRRRFEFMRLEHETKEELNTEARAWELLKDWGVTPDTATMERHTVYTFQARWCDQWRRGRLLLAGDSAHLMPPFAGQGMCSGLRDAANLEWKLDLVLRGLAPDSILDTYGSERSEHVRHFIERSMQLGEVICLTDEAEARARDAAMAKDIADGTSMPPRPLPRLGDGLHRDDAGGGTLAIQAPVRNGTQPSLFDDALGSAGTLLLRTAADRSRLSAESADDLANLGFKVISFASSQTESTAVDSTGAYAQWFDALDADAVLVRPDFYIYGVAKSDDLSTLVEEFLTTVGMATTPVPTRGLSTAAL, from the coding sequence ATGAGTCACCTTACGGGCAACGAGGCCCCTACGGTCGCAACGACCAGTACTGCGGATGAGGACTTCGACGTCATCGTGGTGGGATACGGTCCCGTCGGCAGGTTGCTGGCGCTAAAGCTAGGGCGGAGGGGCCACCGCGTAGCCGTGGTGGAGCGCCAGGAACAGGTGTATCCGCTGCCGCGAGCTGTGCATTTCGACGATGAAATCGGGCGGATCTTCCAGTCCGTGGGCGCCGGCCCGGACAAGATGTCCGAAGTGGTCGAACCCTACGACGACTTCTACGAGTGGCGGAACGCTACCCATGAAACAATCCTGCGATTGGATTGGCGTAACGCCGGTCCGTCGGGATGGAACGTCAGCAACTTCTTCTACCAGCCAGGCATGGAGAATTTCCTAAACTCCAAGGTGATGGAACTCGATACCGTCAGCTTGCTGCGCGGGTGGGAAGCAATCACGCACACAGAAACCGCCGACCGCGTAAATCTCCAGCTGCGCAACACGTCCAGCGATGAGCGCAAGGTCTTCAGCGCCCGCTACATCATCGGCGCCGACGGAGCGAACAGCAAGGTGCGGGACTGGATCGGCACGGCCATGACCGATCTGGGATACTTCCACGACTGGCTTGTTGTGGATCTGCTCCCGACCAATCCCCTCCAGATCGACCCTCCTGCTTCCCAGTTCTGCGACCCGGCCAGGCCCACCACCGTCGTCCCCGGTGGTCCCGGTCGCCGTCGTTTCGAGTTCATGCGTCTTGAACACGAAACCAAAGAAGAGCTGAACACCGAAGCCCGCGCATGGGAGCTTCTGAAAGACTGGGGTGTCACACCAGATACCGCCACAATGGAGCGTCACACCGTCTACACCTTCCAGGCGCGCTGGTGTGACCAGTGGCGCCGCGGTCGTCTGCTCCTTGCAGGGGACTCAGCGCACCTGATGCCACCCTTCGCAGGTCAGGGTATGTGCTCCGGTCTGCGCGATGCTGCAAACCTTGAGTGGAAGCTGGACCTTGTGCTCCGAGGTTTAGCGCCCGACAGTATCTTGGACACTTACGGATCCGAACGGTCCGAACACGTGCGCCATTTTATCGAGCGCTCGATGCAGCTTGGCGAAGTCATCTGCCTCACCGACGAGGCCGAAGCCCGAGCCCGCGATGCCGCAATGGCCAAAGACATCGCCGACGGAACTTCTATGCCTCCACGCCCGCTTCCGCGGCTGGGTGATGGTCTTCACCGAGACGATGCCGGGGGCGGTACGCTCGCGATACAGGCACCTGTGCGGAACGGAACCCAGCCATCACTCTTCGACGACGCGCTCGGGTCAGCGGGCACGCTCTTGCTGCGAACCGCGGCTGACCGGAGCCGGCTGTCCGCAGAAAGCGCTGATGATCTCGCAAACCTGGGATTCAAGGTCATCTCCTTCGCCTCCTCTCAAACGGAGTCAACGGCGGTGGACAGCACTGGTGCCTACGCGCAATGGTTCGATGCCTTGGATGCAGATGCGGTCCTTGTTCGCCCGGATTTCTACATTTATGGAGTTGCCAAATCTGATGATCTCTCCACCCTCGTCGAGGAATTCCTGACAACTGTCGGCATGGCAACCACGCCGGTACCAACCCGCGGTTTGAGCACTGCAGCGCTCTGA
- a CDS encoding amidohydrolase family protein, with product MLNGLRVITLEEHFATPDYSKGEGGNFVPSFAESVARRISDVENIRIPEMDRTGIDIQVLSLTTPGVQGESGSEDAVVKARRSNDVLAKVVKEHPDRFAAFGAIPTQDPQEAVNELKRVVLDLGFKGVLVNGHTNGVYLDDPRFDILWTEISNLGVPLYIHPAFSPSPLAPLSGYPELAGPVWGWGFETASHALRLIAGGVFDRHPDAQILLGHMGEGLPFTLDRLDDRWAVLQHSVPLERRPSDYIRENVYVTTAGVESAAPLHCALEALGNDRVLFSVDYPYQSADTATAFLAAIDLDQSAKAALAGGNAAKLLSL from the coding sequence ATGCTGAATGGATTGCGGGTCATCACCCTTGAAGAACACTTTGCTACCCCCGACTACAGCAAAGGCGAAGGCGGAAACTTCGTTCCGTCCTTTGCTGAATCAGTGGCACGGCGCATCAGCGATGTAGAAAACATTCGAATTCCGGAGATGGACCGGACCGGTATCGACATTCAGGTTCTCTCTTTGACGACGCCAGGCGTTCAAGGCGAAAGTGGGAGCGAAGACGCGGTCGTCAAAGCGAGACGCAGCAATGACGTTTTGGCCAAGGTCGTGAAGGAACACCCTGACCGGTTTGCTGCGTTCGGTGCCATCCCGACCCAGGACCCTCAAGAGGCCGTCAACGAACTCAAAAGGGTCGTCCTGGACCTTGGATTCAAGGGCGTATTGGTCAACGGCCATACGAACGGCGTCTACTTGGACGATCCACGTTTCGACATTCTTTGGACGGAAATATCGAACCTGGGGGTTCCTCTTTACATCCACCCAGCTTTCTCACCATCGCCGCTGGCACCGCTGAGCGGCTATCCCGAACTGGCGGGCCCGGTCTGGGGGTGGGGCTTTGAAACTGCCTCACATGCCTTGCGGCTAATAGCCGGCGGTGTCTTTGACCGGCACCCCGACGCGCAAATCCTGCTCGGCCACATGGGGGAGGGGCTACCGTTCACCCTCGACCGGCTCGATGACCGATGGGCAGTACTCCAGCACTCCGTCCCATTGGAACGAAGGCCTTCCGACTACATCCGCGAAAATGTTTACGTCACGACCGCGGGAGTCGAAAGCGCAGCTCCGTTGCACTGTGCACTTGAGGCCTTGGGCAATGACCGTGTGCTGTTCTCCGTAGACTATCCATACCAATCAGCGGACACAGCAACTGCATTCCTGGCAGCAATCGACCTTGACCAATCCGCCAAAGCTGCTCTTGCGGGAGGAAATGCAGCCAAACTCCTCAGCTTGTGA
- a CDS encoding alpha/beta hydrolase — protein MPQTSFAAPNVRLEPGVVYARRTTGDLVLDLYRPLSTGHAVPVVIWLHGGGWFAGDRTLAPDLVAHVLATGHAVASIEYRLSGQALFPTQLHDVRSAVRFLRQHADSYEIDAAAIGLWGASAGGHLAALAGLTGHIDLLPAEEGPAGDVSVQAVAASYAPVDLARIVAAHQEANPHLDGAATPEGRLLGAHPGDVPGIARQANPLNWIGTAPPPFQLSHGTGDVLVPHGQSELLHEALLTAGGQSELYLLQDYKHGFLNPSGRLDVDMQSVMDDGRLATEVRAAARRKTTRSGPMEETTFGFLDIETFFRRCLNNKRELVKKGETL, from the coding sequence ATGCCCCAAACGTCCTTCGCAGCTCCAAACGTCCGCCTTGAGCCTGGCGTAGTTTATGCCCGCCGGACCACCGGGGATCTTGTACTCGACCTCTACCGCCCATTGAGCACCGGACACGCAGTCCCGGTCGTGATCTGGCTGCATGGCGGTGGGTGGTTCGCCGGGGACCGCACGCTCGCGCCGGATCTCGTTGCACATGTGCTGGCAACGGGCCACGCTGTAGCCAGCATCGAGTACCGGCTCTCAGGACAGGCACTCTTTCCCACCCAACTGCATGATGTCCGAAGCGCTGTCCGCTTCCTCCGGCAGCACGCCGATTCCTACGAGATCGATGCTGCAGCTATCGGCCTGTGGGGCGCATCAGCAGGAGGTCACCTCGCTGCCTTGGCAGGACTGACAGGTCATATTGACCTGCTGCCGGCCGAAGAAGGACCTGCCGGGGACGTGTCGGTGCAGGCCGTCGCCGCGTCCTACGCTCCTGTTGACCTTGCACGGATTGTCGCGGCTCACCAAGAGGCGAACCCTCATCTCGACGGCGCAGCGACTCCCGAGGGCCGTTTGCTCGGCGCGCATCCCGGAGACGTTCCGGGGATCGCACGTCAAGCCAATCCCTTGAATTGGATAGGAACCGCCCCTCCTCCCTTCCAGCTATCCCACGGCACTGGCGACGTCTTGGTTCCCCATGGACAAAGTGAGTTACTGCATGAAGCACTGCTGACCGCCGGAGGTCAAAGCGAGTTGTACCTACTTCAGGACTACAAACACGGATTCCTCAATCCCAGCGGGCGGCTGGATGTCGACATGCAGAGCGTCATGGACGACGGGCGCTTAGCCACAGAGGTGCGGGCAGCTGCCCGTCGAAAAACCACCAGAAGTGGACCCATGGAAGAGACCACTTTTGGCTTCCTGGACATAGAGACCTTCTTCCGACGCTGCCTCAACAACAAACGTGAACTTGTCAAAAAGGGAGAAACACTGTGA
- a CDS encoding IclR family transcriptional regulator C-terminal domain-containing protein has protein sequence MAQRGIGPDFIEALARGLDVLKCFSPDQPRMSLSQVAQAADLTRPTARRILLTLEELGYVRADNGVFGLMPKVLELGMAYIGAQGLWEMARPHLEDLVRRTGESSSMAQLDGSDIIYVARVAVPKLIALRVDIGTRFPALRTSQGKILLASLPEAEALEALAQPSRSGLPGDGALDRDAVLGLLSEVRTRGWALADEELAPGVRSISVGVRDGSNVVRASMNVTVHAQETSVEKLTGEYLPMLQDAAAAAGLDWARWQARPVKSLGR, from the coding sequence ATGGCGCAGCGAGGCATTGGACCCGACTTCATTGAGGCGCTGGCCAGAGGACTCGACGTTCTCAAGTGCTTTTCGCCCGATCAGCCCCGGATGAGTCTTAGTCAGGTGGCCCAGGCCGCCGATCTGACCCGGCCCACCGCGCGCAGGATTCTCCTGACTCTCGAAGAGCTCGGCTATGTACGCGCGGACAATGGCGTCTTTGGATTGATGCCGAAAGTCTTGGAGCTGGGGATGGCCTACATCGGGGCCCAAGGGCTTTGGGAGATGGCCCGACCGCATCTTGAGGACCTCGTGCGGCGAACAGGAGAGTCGTCCTCGATGGCGCAGCTGGACGGCTCGGACATTATCTACGTGGCGCGGGTAGCTGTCCCGAAGCTCATCGCTCTTCGCGTCGACATCGGCACGCGCTTCCCGGCCCTGCGGACCTCCCAGGGGAAGATTCTCCTGGCCTCGCTTCCGGAGGCGGAGGCTCTGGAAGCCCTCGCTCAACCGTCCCGATCCGGACTTCCAGGGGATGGTGCTTTGGATCGGGATGCAGTTTTGGGACTTTTGAGTGAAGTTCGGACCAGGGGGTGGGCGCTGGCCGATGAGGAACTGGCGCCGGGTGTGCGCTCGATATCGGTCGGCGTCCGGGACGGGTCAAACGTGGTGCGGGCTTCCATGAACGTCACAGTCCACGCCCAGGAGACAAGTGTTGAAAAGCTCACGGGCGAATACCTTCCCATGCTTCAGGATGCTGCCGCAGCGGCCGGACTGGACTGGGCGCGGTGGCAGGCTCGTCCCGTCAAGTCTTTGGGCAGGTAA
- a CDS encoding nuclear transport factor 2 family protein: MQLLDPFTPPEVRCLIENFLAAYTDAVDAQDAQAAATLLSAAALHFKGDPPLHGEEDIGAFYASAFLDPSRTHHLITNLRTSLVGVDAEYTAIYQRWSVADPTNPVCEAIGRYAGRFTLTAAGPTWVEHRVITT, translated from the coding sequence ATGCAACTGCTTGACCCTTTCACTCCGCCCGAAGTACGTTGCCTGATCGAGAATTTCCTGGCGGCGTACACCGATGCCGTGGACGCCCAAGACGCACAGGCAGCTGCGACGCTGCTATCAGCGGCAGCGCTCCACTTCAAAGGCGATCCGCCTTTGCACGGCGAGGAGGACATCGGCGCGTTCTACGCATCAGCCTTCCTCGACCCATCCCGTACTCACCACCTGATCACCAACCTGAGGACTTCCCTCGTCGGCGTCGACGCCGAGTACACCGCCATCTACCAACGATGGTCCGTGGCCGATCCCACGAACCCCGTCTGCGAAGCCATCGGCCGCTACGCCGGCCGATTCACATTGACAGCAGCTGGCCCCACCTGGGTCGAGCACCGAGTCATCACCACCTAA
- a CDS encoding LysR family transcriptional regulator, with amino-acid sequence MKITELQLRYFVAVAEEVHFGRAAAQLRVSPSSVSEQITALERRLGRTLFDRTSRSVALTTHARELLPLARKVVSSMEEVQGWAQEIEGEETLRIGLMVSSPQFQEIMTTATEKLPHVQWQIRQLGFLGWYESLVKGEVDCVFLIQIGEPTGSEFEALALWDEKCVLVASAAHSLADRERLRMSEIVDEVFVAVTGNAPSAAWFPIITAPAAGRRRAPTARNFEEVLELCSAGLGVNISGESAATSYARPGIRFIPLEDAPSATAYLCLRRERHDGILEQFARLAIKVMHTRS; translated from the coding sequence GTGAAAATCACGGAGCTGCAGTTGCGGTACTTCGTAGCTGTTGCCGAAGAGGTGCACTTCGGACGGGCGGCAGCCCAACTCCGTGTGAGCCCCTCATCAGTAAGCGAACAGATCACTGCATTGGAGCGGCGGTTGGGACGTACGCTTTTTGATCGCACGTCCCGTAGCGTGGCCCTCACCACACACGCCCGGGAATTGCTCCCCCTCGCCCGCAAAGTAGTCTCCTCGATGGAGGAAGTACAGGGGTGGGCTCAGGAAATAGAGGGCGAGGAAACCCTCCGAATTGGGCTCATGGTATCAAGTCCGCAGTTCCAGGAAATCATGACGACAGCCACCGAGAAACTGCCCCACGTGCAGTGGCAGATCCGGCAACTTGGATTCTTGGGGTGGTACGAATCATTGGTCAAGGGCGAAGTCGACTGCGTGTTTCTCATTCAAATCGGGGAGCCAACAGGCTCCGAATTTGAAGCTTTGGCGCTATGGGACGAAAAATGCGTACTCGTAGCCTCAGCCGCGCATTCCTTGGCCGACCGGGAGCGTCTGCGAATGTCCGAAATCGTCGATGAGGTCTTCGTTGCGGTAACCGGCAACGCGCCCTCGGCCGCATGGTTTCCTATCATTACTGCCCCCGCCGCGGGTCGGCGCCGGGCACCCACCGCGAGAAACTTTGAAGAAGTCCTGGAACTTTGTAGCGCGGGTCTGGGAGTAAACATTTCAGGAGAATCCGCCGCCACAAGTTACGCCAGGCCGGGCATACGGTTCATCCCCCTGGAGGACGCTCCTTCGGCAACCGCGTACCTGTGTCTTCGTCGTGAACGCCACGACGGCATTCTCGAACAGTTTGCGCGCTTGGCAATCAAAGTCATGCACACACGGTCGTAG
- a CDS encoding aromatic acid/H+ symport family MFS transporter translates to MSHPSPAGVVVPTSRGGLVIGICAAMILFDGYDLIVFGNVIPSLIAEPGWQVTPAIAGRIASLTLVGMLIGALVAGTLSDRLGRRSVVIISLAWFSLTMAACAVAPDPRVFEIARIIGGLGLGALFPTVTALVIEVAPERRKALAYSFTLFGYLAGGIVAGILALALIPTLGWRSLFWAGALPILLVPVAMKFLPESPAWLAAKSAPASLKASRKSAMSSISALFKDGFARNTILAWGVQFCSLLLVFGMVNWLPTIMISMGYNLQSALFFAVTLNVGAAVGSLIGARLADKGLTKKVTAVLFIVGCLSVAALSFGPPTAVMFALVALAGAGTLGTQILVNVFVSSIYPAHMRGTGLGWALGIGRLGAIVGPLIGGAILGAGMPAQWNFYIFALVAALGMLLVLPIAVQVRANNATNNVDAVRS, encoded by the coding sequence ATGTCACACCCATCCCCAGCCGGGGTAGTAGTCCCGACCAGCAGAGGCGGCCTCGTCATAGGAATCTGCGCCGCCATGATCCTCTTTGATGGATATGACCTCATCGTCTTCGGCAACGTCATCCCGTCGCTGATCGCTGAGCCTGGGTGGCAAGTCACGCCAGCCATTGCAGGACGTATAGCATCTCTAACCCTCGTTGGCATGCTCATCGGCGCTCTCGTGGCCGGTACCTTGTCCGACCGGTTGGGCCGCCGAAGCGTCGTCATCATCAGCCTGGCTTGGTTCTCCTTGACGATGGCCGCCTGCGCTGTGGCCCCGGATCCACGGGTATTTGAGATCGCCCGGATCATCGGTGGCTTGGGTCTCGGTGCCCTTTTCCCCACCGTTACGGCACTCGTCATCGAAGTGGCACCGGAACGACGCAAAGCTCTGGCGTACTCTTTCACCCTTTTCGGCTACCTGGCCGGAGGTATCGTGGCCGGCATTCTTGCGTTGGCGCTCATTCCGACTCTAGGCTGGCGGTCGCTGTTCTGGGCGGGAGCGCTTCCAATCCTGTTGGTCCCTGTAGCGATGAAGTTCCTCCCGGAATCCCCTGCGTGGCTCGCAGCCAAGTCAGCACCAGCGTCACTCAAGGCCTCCCGCAAGAGCGCAATGTCTTCGATCTCGGCTCTATTCAAAGACGGCTTCGCGCGCAACACCATCCTGGCGTGGGGCGTGCAATTCTGCAGTCTGTTGCTTGTATTTGGAATGGTCAACTGGCTCCCCACCATCATGATCAGCATGGGGTACAACCTGCAGTCGGCGCTGTTCTTCGCCGTAACGTTGAACGTGGGCGCGGCGGTAGGCTCCCTCATCGGGGCCCGGCTTGCAGATAAGGGTCTCACCAAGAAGGTGACGGCCGTTCTGTTCATTGTTGGCTGCCTCTCGGTCGCCGCGCTCAGCTTCGGGCCGCCCACCGCAGTCATGTTTGCCCTGGTTGCATTGGCCGGTGCGGGAACCCTTGGAACTCAGATCCTGGTCAACGTGTTTGTTAGTTCCATCTACCCTGCCCATATGCGGGGCACCGGGCTGGGCTGGGCGTTGGGGATCGGTCGGTTGGGCGCCATCGTCGGACCCCTGATTGGCGGTGCCATCCTTGGTGCCGGCATGCCGGCCCAATGGAATTTTTACATATTTGCCCTCGTCGCAGCCCTGGGAATGCTTCTCGTGCTCCCCATTGCTGTGCAGGTCCGAGCCAATAATGCGACAAATAACGTCGACGCTGTAAGGAGCTAA
- a CDS encoding quercetin 2,3-dioxygenase, with translation MTVNDLEAMHRLSPVLNELPGEPVPYYLASGEGIRREIDGQLWTIIARGADTGGLFEAAFILGPRGTEVAFHSLPRQQRSYYVMEGSAQFWLPGQSRLLSAGDSVHVPEGTPVAYRMHSHMTKLLLFSAQSGALDILLGSGESTEKHIYPATDQASGGLILPGSAQRHDLARVSAQDVWDEDLPAGAEAYFMRSGGGEHRAWPDAINSYTARGRNTAGRYFAVNTLSAPQPYIVRHFHQQHTENFLCLSGRIWLWVNGEEVLLTQGDFLHAPAGTIHSFSIAAHNTQMLGLLTGDIFEPFFEATSIATGDKVYTEGLINPSIVMAGLQSAQDLDLVVVGGPPERVRAHGI, from the coding sequence GTGACTGTCAACGACCTTGAGGCTATGCACCGCCTCTCCCCTGTACTCAACGAATTGCCCGGGGAACCGGTGCCCTACTACCTTGCCTCGGGCGAAGGTATCCGCCGTGAAATCGACGGGCAGCTATGGACGATCATCGCCCGCGGAGCAGACACAGGCGGCCTATTCGAAGCTGCCTTCATCCTCGGCCCACGAGGGACCGAAGTCGCCTTTCACAGTCTGCCCAGACAGCAGCGCTCCTACTACGTGATGGAAGGCAGCGCGCAGTTTTGGCTACCCGGACAGAGCCGCCTTCTCTCTGCCGGGGATTCAGTCCACGTCCCGGAAGGAACGCCCGTCGCATACCGGATGCACAGTCACATGACGAAGCTGTTGCTGTTCTCCGCACAAAGCGGGGCTTTGGACATCCTGCTCGGATCGGGCGAATCGACCGAAAAGCACATCTACCCGGCGACAGATCAGGCTTCAGGCGGGCTGATCCTGCCGGGGTCCGCCCAGCGGCATGACCTGGCCCGGGTCAGCGCGCAAGACGTGTGGGACGAAGACCTCCCCGCAGGTGCGGAGGCGTACTTCATGCGCTCAGGAGGCGGAGAACATCGCGCCTGGCCTGACGCCATCAACTCCTACACCGCACGTGGCCGCAACACTGCGGGAAGGTACTTCGCCGTCAATACCCTGTCTGCTCCCCAGCCCTACATTGTTCGCCACTTCCACCAGCAACACACCGAAAACTTCCTGTGCCTCTCCGGCAGGATCTGGCTGTGGGTGAACGGCGAAGAGGTTCTGCTCACCCAAGGTGACTTCCTCCACGCCCCCGCCGGAACCATCCACAGCTTCTCCATCGCAGCACACAACACGCAAATGCTTGGACTTCTGACCGGCGACATATTTGAGCCATTCTTCGAGGCAACCAGCATCGCAACCGGTGACAAGGTTTACACCGAAGGACTCATTAATCCGTCCATCGTCATGGCTGGCTTACAGTCCGCGCAGGACCTGGACCTCGTAGTGGTCGGCGGCCCGCCAGAACGAGTACGCGCCCACGGCATCTGA